ACATTTACATGTTCATATAGTCATTTACTACTCCTTTTAAACTTTGAGGAACTCTTCAAGCTCAGATTGGATCTTTTCAGCAAGATCCAAATCACCCATTTCCCTAGCCTTTGCTAAAAGCTCTGTATATAAGACAAGAGTACGTGCATGTTTCTCATCAACTTCTGCCTGCTCTTTTTGACTAATAGGTTTAACCGCCTTAAATTGCCAATTAGACTGAAGTCCAAATTTTTCAAGCACAGTGTTTATAAATGGTGCTACCATTAGCCTACATATCTGCTCAATATTAAGGTAAAATATGTCATAATTCCCAACACTACCCTCACCAGATGGAGAAATGGGATAGAGTACTTCCTTGGGAATTCCTGAATGAAGGGTTATATCAGACACAATAATATCAAAAGCATCCCTTATAGGACTTACAGAGCGCGTAATATTTGCAATATCATCTTCTCTACCAAGTATCATCATCTTATGATTGCTGTCTAGCACCCCTTCCATATTCTTCTTAAGTTCCGCAAGATCATAAGCGGTCATATCTTTTACTGATGGAAGGGTTGCTGATTTTAAAAAAGTAAAATTATTAACTTTCAAAAAACCCACAGTTTCATCAAGCAAAGTGTCCATAATCCTACTACTCTTCTCTAAAGCTTGAAAATTCAAAAACGACGACTTCATCTTAACAACACGGGTTGGATGAATATTTTCAAAAGAATAATCATATCCATTACACACTTCTCCGAAATTAAAACAAAGACAAGGAAATCCACGACGAAGCGGTATACTAGGGTCTTCTGAATCTGGAACTACTATATAAAAAGCACTCTCTCCAGAAAGAATTGCGGTGTAAACCATCTTCTTGATAACTCCCCTAAAATTATTATCAAAAAGCTTATCAAGTCCGTCTCCTTTTTTATGCTCAATGTCCCTAGATGCTGCAAATCCTGCATATATCTCTGCTACTTGATGTGCAAGTCTTAATGAATCACCTATTAACGCATCGCTTACTGGCATTAGAGATGACCTAGTGCAACCTTTATTTTTTCTACGAAACAAAAAATTAAACAACTCAAGCCTCCTTACATCAAGATTTGTTATTCTTCTTACGCAAAAATTGACACAGCATTGAGAAATGCTGGAATGTACTGCAAATCTCTTTGCATAACAAGATTTGTAGCAGTACCACTCTCGCTGCCTAAAGATTCATCATAATAATATTCAGTCTCACTAAACTCCAAGATTACCTCTTCAGTCTCTTCTCGTCTTAATACATTAAGGTTATTAGGGATAAGGTAATCTGATAGCGCATAAAGATTACGACTACGCGCTATTAAAGACCCTCTACCAAAACGAGAGAAAACAAACCTCAATTCTTCCCTAGTACTTGGCAAAACAAAAGTTCCTCTAAAACGTGCACATTCACGCTCATAATCTTCCTTTGATAGTAAAACTTTACTACTAGCATTAGTTACAACTGTTACTGGCAAGTAAGCAATTCTTCCAACAAGAATTTCTAAGAAACAAACCCTATTTCCCCTAATATGAATCCCTGTATAAAAACTTCCCTGTACTCTGGAGATAAGATCAGAATCACATACATCAAAATTTTTGATAAACCTTGCTGTTCCAAAATCAAACTCTTCTCCTAAGACCTCAATCCTAAATCCAATATCATTTCCATGATATGCAAGTCTTTGTTTCTCTAACCAAGAATCAACATCTCCTCCATTTAAGAACGGATTGTCTCTATAAGTACTCTTGATCACGCATACTGCCGGATTATCCTCATTTGCAATGTAACGTTTGTAAAGCCAATGAGAACGAGGCACTGGGTTACTTGACATGTAAATTCTCCCTCCCCTCTCTCTCATTGTAGGTATCAGTCTTTCAATATCAGATTCAGTAAACTGATTAGCCTCCTCAAGCCATAGGTCTTTAAAGTGTGCATAAGATTTAAGGTCAGTAGTATCATGCCCTCCTTCAAATACAAATGCGCGCTTACGTCCATATATTAAATTTTTTGTCTCTATCTTAGCTTTGCTTACAGTAAACTCACGTCTTAGGTTATATCTGTGAAGCAACTCTAAAATCTCTTTGTGAATTGACTGAACAGTTTTGTTTTTCTTCTTCCTCACTGCCAAAGTATCGCCACCTTCTGGGGTAAACTTTCTCTCAAGATTAACTGTCGCAATATCATAAGTCTTACCAGTACCACGACTTGAGTAATACACAAAAATCTCAGCACCAGGTTTCCTTTTATATGCATCAAAGTAAATTGGCAGTCGCTTCAACCTCAACTCTTTCTATTCTCCCTTGCTGCTCACCTTCATAAGCTTCTGAATTTCATCCTCAGTGTAGGAACAACTACTAAAGACTGAATTGTCCTTACTACTTAACGGCAATTTCTCTTTATTGATGATATCTAAAACTAAATCCTCAGCTTCAGAGATTCCAAGTACAGCAAAAAACATTCTAAATGCATGAAGACTCGTTGCTAAGACATTACTATTTGAAAACTCAAACATCTTTGCAACAAATGCCTTTAGTAACTTCTCACGAACATTAGAATCATCACCAAATGATAAAAAATGATTCTCAACAGCTTCTTTTAATATTTTTTGATAATCAAATTCATTCAAACTAAAAATCCTCCTACATTTTGAATCTAGAGATCATACCTAAAAAACGACAAATAAGATAAATTTTTAGGTCTAGTTTCACTATCCCCTCTGTAATCTGTACGATTTGGAAATTTGTACTTTGAAATATAATCACCAAGTGCTATGTTATATGCAAAATCATAAGATCCATCTTTCCAATACCAACTATCCTCACGGTATGCCTGGTAAGCTTGTTTGAACAAGTGATCATAGGAGCTATAATTAATTTTGTCACGATTTATGCGATGCTGATGATTCTTTAATGAATCACTCTGAGTTGATCCTAAACTTCGCGAGTCTGAAGCGTCATAGTGTCTTAAGAACCTACCTGCAAGACTTGGTGCTGAAGTTATTCCTAAGACTCTAGTTGCATAGCAATTTGATGGCAAACTTCTACCATCTGGAAGACAAAATTTATTGGTATTAGTAAATGCTTCAATGAGCTTATGCCTATTAAGTTTTGACCCTTCAATTGGAAATTTTGAAGTTAAAGTTCCAACAGCAACTTTCTCAATAAAGAAATCAATTAGATGCTCTAAGAGAGCATCTAAAGTGTCATCTAAAACAGATGACATACTATTATTAATAGGATAGTACCGTCTATTTGCAATACTTTTACCATCGCAAACTGCAAATACGTATTTATCTTTTAGTAGAATTGGTTCTCCAATCTCTCCCGTGTAACCTTTAGAATCAAGATAATCACCAACGCCAAATTGTATTCGGGTATTACTACTTGCAATTCGAGATTTTAAATCATCATAATCCTTGTTGCTAATACTCATAACAAATTCACCAATCATATCTATAAAACGACAGATACGTCAAATTTTTAGGCCTAGTTTCACTATCTCCTGTATATTCTGTCCAATTTGGAAAATTGTACTTACTAATATAATCACCAAGTACTAGGTCATATACAAATTTATAAGTACCACCAGACCAATCTCCAGACTTGTAAAGTCTACTAAAACCCCTAATAAGACGACCATCAAAATCAATATTGTCTCTATTGATATAGTGGTCATGCCTTGCAAATGAATCACTCTGCGTATCTCCAATGCTACGAACCGAGTCATATGAACCATTCCTGTCATGATGCCTTAAGAACCTGCCTGAAAGATTTGGTGCAGAGTAGATTCCAAATTTTTCCCTTACAAAGCAACCTTCCGGAAGGCTTCTTCCATCTGGCAGACAAAACTTTTTTGTTGCTTCAAACGCTTCAATTAACTTAGAACGGTTTAAATGTGAACCTTCTTGTGCAAACTCACATGTTAAAAATCCTGGGTAAGTATTATCTAAACATCTTTCAATCAAATCTTCGATGTAAGCATCCAAAGTATCATCTAAAACGGGTGGCATACCTTTACTCATTGGATAGTATTTTCTATTTTCACTACTCTTACCATCACAAATAGCAAATACTCCCCTATCTTCTACTACAATGGGCTCGCCAAGTTTACCAATATAAGTCTTTGCTTGCTCCATATTTCCAACACCAAATTGTATCTTAACGTTATCAGTCTGTAAGCGTCTTTTTATATCTTCAAAATCATCATCACTTATAGCCAAATTAAGCTGCCTCCTCTTTATCCTTCGCATTTTCCTCATAAACATTGAAATCAACAACTCGAGAACCAACACCAGATTTTTTTATAAAAGACATACCAAGCTCATTTTTTAAAAATGAATCACGTATTAACAAATCTAAAGAATTACTCTTAAGACCTACTTTGTTTTCCACAAAACTATTCCCAGCAAATCTTGCACTTACAACTCCATCAAGCTCTAATGCAACACCTGTATTACTTAGAAATTCAACTTCATTAACTTTAAGACTTGAAAAATTTGTAAAGTGTAAGCCATCTCTATTCTTCTTAACAACACCACCCCTTATTATTGCATTCACTCCATTTGCAACCGATGCCTTTTTATTAGACTCAATCTCAACTCCAATAAGCGTCATATTATCAACATCATGAATAGCAAACCCTTGACTTGTGGATTTGAAAATAACATTCTCAAAAAGTATCTTTTTAACTTTCATTGTTTTCAAAGCCACTCCTTGATTGCAAATAAATGTAATATTTTTAAGGTAAATAAAACCTGCACTATCTGAATAAATAGACGACCTCTCTTCCTCTCTGAATCTGTAACTTGAACACAACCTCAAATTAGCAGATAGGGCAAATTCTTTATCCTCTAAATATGATTCTAAGTGTTGGTCAGCACTCAGATTACCACCCCTTATCCAAAGTTCCCCCATAGGCTTCTGACATACAGTTAGCCTTGACATCTTAAATGAACGAGTTGCAGTGAAAATATTTTTTGCAAAACCACCAGCTCGAATTACAACGCCATCCTCTCCCCTAAGCTCGAAATTAGATATATCAACTGAACCGTACATATAAAAATCACCCGGAAGTAATCTGATTTTGCTTGTTCCAGAACGTTTTGCTAAGCTTAAAGCCTCCTGCATTGTAACTTCATCTTGAAAGCCTGGTGCAACAAGATGGGGACTTAAAAAATCATTATCTCTAGCAGCAACACCATAATTGAAAGGTGCAACTATAACTTCACGAATAGCTCCTAAATGGTCTTTAGCCCCTATATGCTGAGAAGTTGTAAGGTAATCATAATGCGTATAATCTCCCCATGTAAGCCCTTCATACTCATACAATCTTATATTCATATCAAATCCGGAAATCTTTTTTGATAAAATCAAGAAAAAATGATCTACACCAAAATCCTCAAACTTAAGCCTTACAAAATCAGTAAGGTCTAATTCTTGAGTTGACCTGAAATTAACGATTGTATGTCCTTTAACTCTTAAATTAGTTAAAAACTTAAAAAACCTTACAGCTGACTCAGAATCAAAAATAAACCTGGTTGAATACTCAAATCGCTTACTGTAAAAATCATCCGCATTATCAGTCTGCAATATGTTACGAGCAGTTGTGTAAAAAACATCACCATATATATCAAAGTAATAAATATAACGAGAACCTTGACTTGAAGATGTATTTTTAAACCAAACACGTGCTTTTGTTGGATAATATTCTTCATGAACAAGTTTAATATCAGAATCGGCATTAAAACGAGTCTCAAGATTATGTGTTGAGATTATGGCCAAATGATCATTTATTGCATAATGGTCATGCCATACCTCTTTTTTCTTAAAATCCCATTTATAAGCAGTATCAAACCATTTAGGATCATATTCTTGATAGACAACACTACCTACTTTATCTGCAAAATCAGGGTACACCACTCCTTTTTGCAAAACTGCAACATAAAGACTGCTTCCGGACCCTTGAACATTAATGGGAGCAGAATAAAGCGGCCTTTTATTTGAAATAGCTTCTTCTTTACTTTGAAATTTACCTTCTCTCCAAATAACCCTAGTTGAATCATAACTACTAGAACTACTCTTTGAGAGAACATAACTTGAGGCATCAATAGAGCAAAGCTTTACATCCTTCTTTATAACCTCGCTCTTCCAAATAGGTAAAATCTGTAGCTTCCCATCACCTGTAAATGTATATGCATATCCAAATTCATATAGCAGTGCTGAGAGAATTGTCTCAAGATCCTCTCCATCAGCAATAATTACTGCAGGAACTTTGGCCAAGATGCTCTCAGAGCCATCATCATCAATCAAATCTTTAAGATTACTTTTCTCTAAAATTAAATGGACTACTGATTGCTCCCTTACTAATGGGTTATATACATAGAGCCAATCGGGATTGTAATTAACAGGAAATTGAATAGGCCTCTCAAAAACAACACTCAAAAGTTTAGAATAATCGTTCACAGTAAAGCTAATACTTTTAGTTGAGTTAAACACTTCTCTATTGAAAAATTTTTCTAAAATACCTTTGAATAATGACCGGGATCCCTCACTTACCTTTACATATACTTCTTCTTTCCTAAAGAACAGAAAGTCCAAAAATTCATCTGAAAGACCATTTGCTTCAAATTTAAAGCTACTTGATGCAGTCTTTAGTGTAGGATCTACGATTTTAAGCTCTAAAGACACACTAGATACATCAGTATAAGGAGTTAGATCAAAGAACTGACCTTCATCGGTAAAAAAGACAATGCTCAGATCACAAAACCCGTGCTGTTCTTCCTCTTCTTGAACATCTTCAGAATCAGATTCACCTTGAAAATCAGATTCACCTTCAGAATCAGTATTATCTGTAGAGATTAACTCTGCATTAACCATTCCAGAAGGCTCATTGATATCTAGAGAAGACAAATTAACAGAAGGGTAGGGAGGAGCTTCAAGATTAACTATATCTATTACATCTCCTTCTGTTAAATCCTTCTCACCTTTATCTTCTTGTTGCAAACCTAAATCTCCCTTGCCTACCCTACTCCTGTAAGGACACTTGGGTATACTTACGGTATACATCAAAAGCAATGGGTTTGACTGAGGCTATGTAGCGCTTATAATAATCCATTCTTGCCCTAACTCCCACCTCTCCAATACCACCCTTAAATGTAGGGTCAAAATTTTCAAATAATGGAAATTTATCTTGCTGGTAGTAAGCATTAACATAACTTTTAGCATCAACAAGCCATGCATTGAGACTTAATGCATATTCAAATAATGCAGCCTCATCAAAAGCTAAGCTTACAGGGTCATCCTTACCTGTTAACACAGGCTCACTTGGAAGACTTGCTATTCCTTTACAGGAGAATACCAAAAACACAAAAAACAAAGCTTTCAAATAATTTATATTTACTAAAAATCTAGCCTTCATAAATCCCTCTTAACCTTTTGCTTTCATTTCATCTAATATTTCTTTAGCCACTTGACCCCTAAGCTCAATGAGCTTATCATACTCATCCCAATTCTCACCATTTTCTAAAGCCCTGCAAGCATTAATTGATAGGTCAATAGCTCCCCTGAGTCTTGAATTTATGATTTCAAAAGCACGTTTGTTTTCATTACTTTTAGCAATTTCATCTTTTATAGAATAGATAAAATTTAAAATTGAACTTGTAAGTGTTATTCCCTCGCGGGCAATATTAACTTTAGATTCTCCTAAAAAATCACCAAATTCTTGTAGTAGAAAATCTTTTGCCATTACTGCATCAAAAAGTTTGTTTATATTCTTAACTGCACTCACAATAAAACCTCCAAAATAAATTTTTTTCTTATATCACAAAATTTTTACGCACTCTTAAATTGTTCTCGGTAAAGAGCAAGTCTTTGCCTAACATCAAACACAAGAGACGAATCAACAAGCCTGAATACTCTTAAAGACTCAAGCACCCCATTGCTTACGGCTTTAGAACTGCCAAGTGAATCCCAAATAACAGAGCGCAAATCGTTATCAAGAATTACAAAATGGTATAAATCACTCTCACTATCTTTATATTTGCCAACTAAAATATCACAAATATCAGACTCATAATCAGTAGGGGAATAATGGACATTAAGATAATGAATATCATCACCAATCCCAAGATTCTTGAATATCAGATTTGGATTAAGCACATATGAATTGGCATCTTTCAAACAACCAGCATTTGCAAGACTTTTGAAAAGTAAATCAACTTCAAACTTATCTAAACACTTCTCAACCTTGCTTCTAATCTCTTTGACAACAAATGCAATAAATAAAATGCATAAAAAATAACATCCAAAATTGCAAATAGCAACGTTTTGGTCTTTGAAATTATATTGAAAGGGAACTACTAGCCTGTGCTTTTCTATCTCTCTTATTTTTTTGCAAGCCTTATAAGATATATCTTCTAAAGGCAGAGCACTTTCAAGTAATTCTGACTTATATTTCCTAATAAAATAGTCTTTCAAAGATTTATATGCAAAATCATAAAGAACCATAAAAAACTTACTTCTCATAACTACCCTCTTCAAAATTCTTCAATAAGCCAAAACACTTCTCTATTTCTTCTCTAAGAGCATTTTTGATTTTGAATCTCTCTTTCAGTAAAAGACTCTCTAATTCTGATACCATCTCCTTACTCTCCGAATTTGCTCTTTCAATATCTTTCTTTAAATCATCTCTTAAAAACAGCTTTAAGGCTTCAAATTCGCTTCTGAGTCTGATTTCAGATTCAACACGCAACTCCTCAAGAATCTCTTTCTTAAATTCCGATAAAAATCCTTTAAAGGCATAGGTTCCAACTCCAGATACACAAATAATTAATGTTGTTGCAATAGTTCCAATAATATTAATCTGCCTCTTAATCCCACTAGACATCTAAAACCCCTCCTCTAAGCCTTCAAAATGACAAACAAGAATACTTTACTATTGCTAATCTCTTCTTCATGAAGCTAACAAAAGCAAAGTAGCTTGCTCTTTTTTTGAGAAAAAATATTATAGAAATTAATAGAATCTACTATAAAAATCTTTAAAAGAAAGATACAAAATAAACATTAAAAAGTCAATCTAATCATTAATTCAAGGAATTATATAAAAATATATTTCTTTGAAGAGCGCTAAAATAGCCTTATAAAGATTTTTTTATAAAAAAAATCGATACAATAAAAATTTATAATCTATTATTATCAATAATAATTCTATGTTTTGATTATTTATCAAATAATATTTATAATAAAATAAATAAGTTTAAATAAAAGAGAGGAAATATTATCATGAAAAAAGTAGGAAAAATCAAACTATATAAAGTTGGGGAAGTAGTAAAAATATTAGAAGAAAGATTTAACTATAAAATACATCCTCAAAATGTTTGCAGAAAAGCATCTATTTTGAATGCATATATCACATACAATGATATTAATTACCTTTCAGAAGACATAATCTGCTATTTTGCTACAGACCTGAAGAAAAAAGCAACAAGAGCAGATATTAGACTGATTATTCAAAAAAAAATAGAAAAAATAAAGAAAAATTTAAACACATATGAAAACAAACATAGGGTATCACCAATTAAAGCAATAAAGAATATCAAGAGCCAGAATACCAACACAATCACAATTGTTAAAGCAGTAATACAACTAAAAGAAGAGATACAAAAAATGAGAGAACAAACACAAGAAGAGATACAAGATAAAAGCGAGGAAATAGCAAGACTAAAAAAAGAGATGCAAAAAATGAGGGAACAAACACAAGAAGAGATACAAGATAAAAGAGAGGAAATAGCAAGACTAAAAAGAGCAATACAAAAAATGAGGGAACAAACACAAGAA
This genomic stretch from Borrelia hermsii DAH harbors:
- a CDS encoding anti-CBASS protein Acb1 family protein, coding for MFRRKNKGCTRSSLMPVSDALIGDSLRLAHQVAEIYAGFAASRDIEHKKGDGLDKLFDNNFRGVIKKMVYTAILSGESAFYIVVPDSEDPSIPLRRGFPCLCFNFGEVCNGYDYSFENIHPTRVVKMKSSFLNFQALEKSSRIMDTLLDETVGFLKVNNFTFLKSATLPSVKDMTAYDLAELKKNMEGVLDSNHKMMILGREDDIANITRSVSPIRDAFDIIVSDITLHSGIPKEVLYPISPSGEGSVGNYDIFYLNIEQICRLMVAPFINTVLEKFGLQSNWQFKAVKPISQKEQAEVDEKHARTLVLYTELLAKAREMGDLDLAEKIQSELEEFLKV
- a CDS encoding PBSX family phage terminase large subunit: MRLKRLPIYFDAYKRKPGAEIFVYYSSRGTGKTYDIATVNLERKFTPEGGDTLAVRKKKNKTVQSIHKEILELLHRYNLRREFTVSKAKIETKNLIYGRKRAFVFEGGHDTTDLKSYAHFKDLWLEEANQFTESDIERLIPTMRERGGRIYMSSNPVPRSHWLYKRYIANEDNPAVCVIKSTYRDNPFLNGGDVDSWLEKQRLAYHGNDIGFRIEVLGEEFDFGTARFIKNFDVCDSDLISRVQGSFYTGIHIRGNRVCFLEILVGRIAYLPVTVVTNASSKVLLSKEDYERECARFRGTFVLPSTREELRFVFSRFGRGSLIARSRNLYALSDYLIPNNLNVLRREETEEVILEFSETEYYYDESLGSESGTATNLVMQRDLQYIPAFLNAVSIFA
- a CDS encoding right-handed parallel beta-helix repeat-containing protein, whose product is MQQEDKGEKDLTEGDVIDIVNLEAPPYPSVNLSSLDINEPSGMVNAELISTDNTDSEGESDFQGESDSEDVQEEEEQHGFCDLSIVFFTDEGQFFDLTPYTDVSSVSLELKIVDPTLKTASSSFKFEANGLSDEFLDFLFFRKEEVYVKVSEGSRSLFKGILEKFFNREVFNSTKSISFTVNDYSKLLSVVFERPIQFPVNYNPDWLYVYNPLVREQSVVHLILEKSNLKDLIDDDGSESILAKVPAVIIADGEDLETILSALLYEFGYAYTFTGDGKLQILPIWKSEVIKKDVKLCSIDASSYVLSKSSSSSYDSTRVIWREGKFQSKEEAISNKRPLYSAPINVQGSGSSLYVAVLQKGVVYPDFADKVGSVVYQEYDPKWFDTAYKWDFKKKEVWHDHYAINDHLAIISTHNLETRFNADSDIKLVHEEYYPTKARVWFKNTSSSQGSRYIYYFDIYGDVFYTTARNILQTDNADDFYSKRFEYSTRFIFDSESAVRFFKFLTNLRVKGHTIVNFRSTQELDLTDFVRLKFEDFGVDHFFLILSKKISGFDMNIRLYEYEGLTWGDYTHYDYLTTSQHIGAKDHLGAIREVIVAPFNYGVAARDNDFLSPHLVAPGFQDEVTMQEALSLAKRSGTSKIRLLPGDFYMYGSVDISNFELRGEDGVVIRAGGFAKNIFTATRSFKMSRLTVCQKPMGELWIRGGNLSADQHLESYLEDKEFALSANLRLCSSYRFREEERSSIYSDSAGFIYLKNITFICNQGVALKTMKVKKILFENVIFKSTSQGFAIHDVDNMTLIGVEIESNKKASVANGVNAIIRGGVVKKNRDGLHFTNFSSLKVNEVEFLSNTGVALELDGVVSARFAGNSFVENKVGLKSNSLDLLIRDSFLKNELGMSFIKKSGVGSRVVDFNVYEENAKDKEEAA
- a CDS encoding BBA14 family lipoprotein, which encodes MKARFLVNINYLKALFFVFLVFSCKGIASLPSEPVLTGKDDPVSLAFDEAALFEYALSLNAWLVDAKSYVNAYYQQDKFPLFENFDPTFKGGIGEVGVRARMDYYKRYIASVKPIAFDVYRKYTQVSLQE
- a CDS encoding DUF261 family protein is translated as MRSKFFMVLYDFAYKSLKDYFIRKYKSELLESALPLEDISYKACKKIREIEKHRLVVPFQYNFKDQNVAICNFGCYFLCILFIAFVVKEIRSKVEKCLDKFEVDLLFKSLANAGCLKDANSYVLNPNLIFKNLGIGDDIHYLNVHYSPTDYESDICDILVGKYKDSESDLYHFVILDNDLRSVIWDSLGSSKAVSNGVLESLRVFRLVDSSLVFDVRQRLALYREQFKSA